CACCACAAGGTGGCAGAAAACACCCTAATCAAGAATTGTTAGAAATAGATACAACTGATATATTATTTATAGTTGGTGGAGCATTTTCTGGATTAGAAAAGAAAATAAAGAGTAGATTTAATGTAAAACAAATAGGTTTTGGAAATAATAGTAAAAATATTGATTTAACAGAAGAAACTATATTTAAACATGTATTACCAGAAGATCTTAAAAAGTTTGGGCTTATTCCTGAATTAATAGGTAGATTTCCTGTAATAGCAGCACTTAATCAGTTAGATGAAGAAGCACTTATTAAGATACTAACTGAACCTAAAAATGCTTTGGTTAAACAATACCAAAAGTTTTTTGAAATGGAAGATATAGAATTATCTTTTGATAAAGGGGCATTAAAAGAAATTGCAAAATTAGCATTTAAGAAAAAAATAGGAGCAAGAGGGCTTAGAAGTATAGTAGAAAATGCACTTCTTGATTTAATGTATGAAATTCCTAGTGAAAATAATATTAAAAAATTAGTAATCACAAAGAAAATTATAGATGAAAAAAATAAAGTTAATACAGATAAGGAGTAATAAATGATACCAGTAATTCCTGTAAGACAAATTGTTTGTATGCCAGGTATAGAGTCTAGTATTAGATTAGGTAGAAAATTTAGCATTAATGCAGCTAACTTAGCTATGGAGAATAAGCAAATAGTATTAGTTGTACAAAAAGATATAAAAGACCTAGATATAACAGTAGATGATATAGAACAATATGGTATACTAGCAGAAACAACGAATTTAACTAAAACAAAAAATGATAACTATAATTTATTTGTTAAAGGTATTAAGCGTGTAAAATTAAAAAAATTAAACTATGACAAAGAAAAAAATAGTTTTATGACTGAAGTAATAAATGTAAGAACTAAAATGGATTTAATAGATGATGAAAATTATAAAAAAACTATCTATAATCCAGAATATTTAGTTGCTATGGCAACAGATCTATTTACTAATAAATCTTTTGTTAAATCTGAGGAAGGAATGAATTTATTAACAGCAAGTTCATTAGAAGAATTACTTGATATATTAGTATATTTTGTAAGTTTTCCAGTAGAAGTAAAACAAAAATATATTAGAATTAGAAGCTTAGGAACGCGTATTAAAGAATTTTATAAAGATTTAAGTGTTGAAAAACAAAAAGCGCATATAGAAGAAAGTGTAAATATTAAAGTTAAAGAAATTATTGATGAGTCGCAAAGAAACTATTACTTAAAAGAAAAGATGAAAGTAATTAAAGAAGAATTAGGCGATGATACTGATGACTATATAGAAGGTCTATATGATAAATTAGAAGCAAGTGAGATGCCTAAAGACTTTAAGGAAAAAGTTTTAAAAGATTTGAAAAAATTAGAAAAAACACCTCAAATGTCAGCGGAATACAATGTGCTTTTAAACTATATAGAATTAGTTTTAGAATTGCCATTTAAAGCATCTGAGAAAAAAGCATTTGATTTGAAAAAAGCAAAACAAATATTAGATGAAGATCATTATGGTTTAAAAGAAGTAAAAGATGCGGTTTTAGAGTTCTTAGCAGTAATTGAACTTAAAAAGAAACTAGCAAAAAAGAATACTAAAAAAACAGCAAGTGTATTATGTTTAGTAGGACCTCCAGGTATAGGTAAAACTTCATTTGCAAATTCTATCGCAAGGGCTATGAATAGAGAATTTTCTAAGATTAGTTTGGGTGGAGTAGATGATGAAAGTGAAATAAGAGGACATAGAAGAACTTATGTAGCTGCTATGCCAGGTAGAATTATAGAAGCAGTAAAAAGAACGGGAGTAAATAACCCAGTTATATTATTAGATGAAATAGATAAATTAGATTCAAATTTTAGAGGAGATCCATCTTCTGCTTTATTAGAAGTATTAGATCCGGCTCAAAACTATAAGTTTGAAGATCATTTTATAGATTATCCTTATGATTTATCTAATGTATTCTTTATATGTACTGCTAATAATTATTCAACTATACCTGAGCCATTATATGATAGATTAGAAGTTATATACATAGATTCATATACTGAATTAGAAAAATTAAACATAGCTATGAAATATTTAATATCTCAGGTAGCAGAAGAAACAGGTATAAAACTTAATCTTAAAGAAGATATAGTTTTAAAAATAATAAATTCATATACTAGAGAAGCAGGAGTTAGAAATCTTAAAAGGGAATTGGTTAAATTAGCGAGAAAAATGGCAAGAGAAACTCTTGAAGAATCTAAGAAAAAATTTATTATAGGAAAGAAAAATTTAGTTAAGTATTTAGGGCCTGAAAAATATAAGCCTGAAAAAATGGCTGAAAAAAAAGCGAAAAAAGGGAGTGTAACTGGACTTGCATGGACTAGTGTAGGGGGAACTACATTAGAAGTACAAGCTTTAAAAATGCAAGGTGATGGAAAACTAATGTTAACTGGTAAATTAGGTGAGGTTATGCAAGAATCAGCAAAAGTTGCTTATTCTTTTGTAAGAAGTATAAAAGATAAGAAAAATAACTTTGAAAAAGATTCTGATATACATTTACATTTTCCAGAAGGAGCAGTACCAAAAGATGGACCATCTGCAGGTATAACTATAACTACTGCAATATTATCAGTAGTATCTAATAAAAAGGTTAGACAAGATTTAGCTATGACAGGTGAAATAACATTGACAGGTGAAGTATTAGCCGTTGGTGGTATAAAAGAAAAGGTTATAGCAGCACATAGAATAGGTATAAGAGAAGTCATATTACCAAAAGAAAATGAAGTAGATACAAAAGAATTGCCAGCAGAAATATTAAAAGATATGAATTTTAATTTTGTTGCTAATTATAATGAAGTGATAAAAATAGCGTTAGTTAATTAATTTAAAAAGGAGTAAATTTATGAATTCAAATGTAGTATTATTAGGGTCATATGCAATATTAATATTAGCATTGTTTTTACCATTATATTTAATGAATAAAAATAAAAAGAAAAAATATAATGAAATGATTTCTACAATGAAAATAGGAGATCAAATAGTAACTATTGGAGGAATATACGGAAGTGTTACTAAAATTTTAGATAATAAAATAGAAATAAAAATAGATAAAGGTGTATCTATGACTATATCAAAAGGGGCGATTTCAAGGATAGAAAGATGATAAAAGAATTAAAAAAAATAATTTTCCTGCTATTTTGTATAATTCCAATAATAACATTTTCTAATGATTTAGAAAGCGTTTCATACAGAAACGGTCAAATATCATTAACATTTTCAGAAAGAGTACCAAGATATAAAGAGGTATTTGATTCTGAATTACCATCTTTAACTTTGCTTTTTGAAGATACTGATAAAAACAAAAGAATAGAGCAAGTTATAAGTGTAAATGATAGTTATTTAATGGATGTTTTAACTGAAAACTATAATGGTGAAACAGATATAGTGATTTATTTACAATCAAGAGTTAAATATACAATAAGTAGTTCAGGAAAAAAACTAATTATTAAATTAAAAGAAGAAAGTGTTTTAGTTAAGAAGAAAAAAACTATTGTTTTAGATGCAGGACATGGTGGAAAAGACAGTGGTGCAGTTGGTAATGGGTATAGAGAAAAAGATATAGCACTTAAAGTTATTCTTGAATTGTATCGTGAGTTAAGTAAAGACTATAATGTAATACTTACAAGAAAAGATGATACTTTTATACCACTTAATAGAAGAGCAGATATTGGGAATGAAAATAATGCAGATCTTTTTGTAAGTGTGCATTTAAATT
This is a stretch of genomic DNA from Oceanivirga salmonicida. It encodes these proteins:
- the yajC gene encoding preprotein translocase subunit YajC produces the protein MNSNVVLLGSYAILILALFLPLYLMNKNKKKKYNEMISTMKIGDQIVTIGGIYGSVTKILDNKIEIKIDKGVSMTISKGAISRIER
- a CDS encoding N-acetylmuramoyl-L-alanine amidase family protein, which codes for MIKELKKIIFLLFCIIPIITFSNDLESVSYRNGQISLTFSERVPRYKEVFDSELPSLTLLFEDTDKNKRIEQVISVNDSYLMDVLTENYNGETDIVIYLQSRVKYTISSSGKKLIIKLKEESVLVKKKKTIVLDAGHGGKDSGAVGNGYREKDIALKVILELYRELSKDYNVILTRKDDTFIPLNRRADIGNENNADLFVSVHLNSSHNRKAHGAEVFYFSKNPSSYAKQLAKYENSFDIKGARAIEASQFVIEDVLYHLNQQQSAIVANSILDGIVRTMNMERRRVAGANFAVLRGSISPSILIELGFVSNHDDIKKYSTSYGQRKVAKTIAEAIRKHY
- the lon gene encoding endopeptidase La produces the protein MIPVIPVRQIVCMPGIESSIRLGRKFSINAANLAMENKQIVLVVQKDIKDLDITVDDIEQYGILAETTNLTKTKNDNYNLFVKGIKRVKLKKLNYDKEKNSFMTEVINVRTKMDLIDDENYKKTIYNPEYLVAMATDLFTNKSFVKSEEGMNLLTASSLEELLDILVYFVSFPVEVKQKYIRIRSLGTRIKEFYKDLSVEKQKAHIEESVNIKVKEIIDESQRNYYLKEKMKVIKEELGDDTDDYIEGLYDKLEASEMPKDFKEKVLKDLKKLEKTPQMSAEYNVLLNYIELVLELPFKASEKKAFDLKKAKQILDEDHYGLKEVKDAVLEFLAVIELKKKLAKKNTKKTASVLCLVGPPGIGKTSFANSIARAMNREFSKISLGGVDDESEIRGHRRTYVAAMPGRIIEAVKRTGVNNPVILLDEIDKLDSNFRGDPSSALLEVLDPAQNYKFEDHFIDYPYDLSNVFFICTANNYSTIPEPLYDRLEVIYIDSYTELEKLNIAMKYLISQVAEETGIKLNLKEDIVLKIINSYTREAGVRNLKRELVKLARKMARETLEESKKKFIIGKKNLVKYLGPEKYKPEKMAEKKAKKGSVTGLAWTSVGGTTLEVQALKMQGDGKLMLTGKLGEVMQESAKVAYSFVRSIKDKKNNFEKDSDIHLHFPEGAVPKDGPSAGITITTAILSVVSNKKVRQDLAMTGEITLTGEVLAVGGIKEKVIAAHRIGIREVILPKENEVDTKELPAEILKDMNFNFVANYNEVIKIALVN